The DNA window GTCGAGGAGCCGGTAGAGCCGCACCGTCCGCGGGTCGTCGAGCTGGGCGGTCTTGTCGGCCATGAACTCCGGGATCTTCTCCGGCCAGCGCGCCGCCATCAGGATCCAGCCGTCCCGCTCCCCCGCGACCATCCGGTCCGACGCGCCACTGGCGCGCAGCTTGTCGAGGTACGTCGCGACCGCCGCCGGGACGGCGAGCGTGTCACCGGCGGCGAGCGCCGCGATCCGGCGACGGTGGTCCTGCAGCTCGCGGACCTTCGCGCGCAGCTCTCCGTCGATCTGCCTCACCGCGTCCGTCAGCTCCTCCGGCGTGGCGTCGAGCAGCTCGTGCACCCGAGCCAGCGGGACGCCCGCCTCGGCCAGGGTGCGGATCCGGATGAGCAGGACGACGTCGCCGGCGCCGTACGTCCGGTATCCGGAGGCGTTGCGCTCCGGCTCGGGCAGCAGCCCCACCTGGTGGTAGTGCCGCACCGCCCGCACCGTGACACCGGCGTACGCCGCCAGCTGGCTGATCGTGAGCATGGGGTCAGCCTGCCCGAACCCTGCCGAACAGCCGGGTTGCCCACCAGCAGCAGACCGCGATGATCGCGACGCACCAGCCGACCGCCCACCAGGCGTCGGAGCCCGGGTCGCGGCCCTCGAGGCACGCGCGGAGCGTCTCGATGATCGGCGTGAAGGGCTGGTGCTCGGCGAACCACGCCAGGCCGGAGGGCATCGTGTCGGTCGGGACGAAGGCGCTGGAGAGGAACGGCAGCAGGATCAGCGGCATCGGCGCGTTGCTGGCGGCCTCGACGCTGCCGCTGGCCAGGCCGAGCGCCACGCACAGCCAGGTCACGGCCAGGCCCATCAGCAGGAGGGTGCCGGTTGCGCCGAGCCAGCCGACAGGCCCGGCGCCGCCGCGGTAGCCCAGCGCCAGCGCGATCGCGAGGACCACGACCACGCCGAAGACGGTCTGCGCCAGGGCCGCGAGAACGTGGCCGTTGAGCGGTGCCGACCGGGCGATCGGCAACGTCCTGAACCGGTCGATGATCCCCTCGGTCGCGTCCTTCGCGACCAGGATCGCGGTGCTGTTGGCGACCGCCGCGACGGTCATCACCAGGATGGCGGGGGTGATGTAGTGGAGGTAGTCGGCCCGCGGGTCGGCGCCGGCGCCGGGCAGGCCCGCCCCCATCGTGCCGCCGAAGACGTAGACGAACAGCAGCAGGAAGACCACCGGCATCGCGATGATCGTGACGGTCAGCGACGGGTAGCGGACCAGGTGCTTGAGGTTGCGGCGCAGCATGGTGGTCGAGTCGCGCACGGCGTACGTCATGGTGCTCATCAGAGGGTCTCCAGTCCGGTCAGCTTGAGGAACACGTCGTCGAGGGTCTCGCCGCCCGCCTGGGCCTTGAGCTCGGCGGGCGTGCCTTCGGCGACGAGGCGTCCGCCGTCGAGGAGCCCGACGGTGTCGGCGAGCTGGTCGGCCTCCTCGAGGTACTGCGTGGTGAGGAAGATCGTCACGCCGTCGGCGAGCAGCTCGCGGACGATCGACCAGAGCTCGCGGCGGCTGCGCGGGTCGAGCCCGGTCGTCGGCTCGTCGAGGAAGATCACCCGCGGCCGGCCGACCAGCGTCATGGCGAGGTCGAGACGGCGCTTCATGCCGCCGGAGTACGTCGCGGCGCGGCGGGCGGCGGCATCAGTCAGGTCGAAGCGCGACAGCAGGTCGTCGACCCTCGCCCGCGCCTCGGGCTTCGGCAGGTGGGCCAGGTCGGCCATCAGCCGGAGGTTCTCGCGACCCGTCAGGAGCTCGTCGATGGCGGAGAACTGCCCGGTGACGCCGATGGACCGGCGTACGCCGTCGGCATCGTGGGCGACGTCGTGCCCGGCCACCCGCGCGGTGCCCGCGTCGGCGGCGATCAGGGTCGAGAGGATGCGGACCATGGTGGTCTTGCCGGCACCGTTGGGCCCGAGCAGGGCGTAGACGGTCCCGGTCGGGACGGTGAGGTCGAGGCCGAGCAGGACCGGCTGGTCGCCGTACGACCTGGCGATCCCGGTGACCTCGATGGCGTTCGTTCGTGGGGTCATGCGCCCACCATGCGGGGTTGACGCTACGTCAAGGTCAAGCCTCGATCTTGATCCCGATCTCGAGCGCGAGGAGCGGCGCGAGCCGGTCGAGCTGGTGCGGGCTGAAGGTGGCAC is part of the Nocardioides conyzicola genome and encodes:
- a CDS encoding ABC transporter ATP-binding protein gives rise to the protein MTPRTNAIEVTGIARSYGDQPVLLGLDLTVPTGTVYALLGPNGAGKTTMVRILSTLIAADAGTARVAGHDVAHDADGVRRSIGVTGQFSAIDELLTGRENLRLMADLAHLPKPEARARVDDLLSRFDLTDAAARRAATYSGGMKRRLDLAMTLVGRPRVIFLDEPTTGLDPRSRRELWSIVRELLADGVTIFLTTQYLEEADQLADTVGLLDGGRLVAEGTPAELKAQAGGETLDDVFLKLTGLETL
- a CDS encoding ABC transporter permease, coding for MSTMTYAVRDSTTMLRRNLKHLVRYPSLTVTIIAMPVVFLLLFVYVFGGTMGAGLPGAGADPRADYLHYITPAILVMTVAAVANSTAILVAKDATEGIIDRFRTLPIARSAPLNGHVLAALAQTVFGVVVVLAIALALGYRGGAGPVGWLGATGTLLLMGLAVTWLCVALGLASGSVEAASNAPMPLILLPFLSSAFVPTDTMPSGLAWFAEHQPFTPIIETLRACLEGRDPGSDAWWAVGWCVAIIAVCCWWATRLFGRVRAG
- a CDS encoding MerR family transcriptional regulator — encoded protein: MLTISQLAAYAGVTVRAVRHYHQVGLLPEPERNASGYRTYGAGDVVLLIRIRTLAEAGVPLARVHELLDATPEELTDAVRQIDGELRAKVRELQDHRRRIAALAAGDTLAVPAAVATYLDKLRASGASDRMVAGERDGWILMAARWPEKIPEFMADKTAQLDDPRTVRLYRLLDELVERGMDEERLNEVADLMAELSQEAADRGDLDNVDLELGDDGFVALVDAFATDAHPMVERLQELMAERGWRGWARMERVDPGTLSS